The genomic window GGAGAGgagagacgactggagagtgagagaagagaaggggagagagaagagagagtagagagagaggagagaaggacgagagagagagagagagagaggagagagagagagagatgagagagagagagagagagagagagagagagagagagagagagagatgggttcaGCCTGAAACATGCAGAGAGAGTTAAGGCAACAATATTTTTCAAAAAGAGATACCACTATTGATAGTGAAACAGAGGAAAGGAGATACCACTAGTGATAGTGAAACAGAGGAAAGGAGATACCACTAGTGATAGTGAAACAGAGGAAAGGAGATACCACTAGCGATagtgaaagagagatagaaacagagaaacCTTGTCTAGAGATAGCGACACTGATAGGTAGCAacagtgctgtttttttttttacatgcagTTCCTTGCAGCCAGGTCTCTGTGGATGAAGTTGTTTCTGCTGAGATACTCCATCCCCTTGGCGATATCCACCATGAACTTCACCAGCATCTGAGACGGCAGGTACTGCAGGatgatagagagggagacaggtgtTATTACAGGTGTTATTACAGCGTACCACTGTCAGGGTTCAGGAGGGTAATTAACAGCAGATactgagagagaaatagacatagagagagagagagagagagacaaagagacagagagacagagagacagagagagatagattatTAGTACTGGAGGACAACGCAGAGAGACGAGGATTATTCAAATGTTTTACTGCCAGGGTTCAGTAGTGCTACAGGTAGAAATACTAAGACTAGACCTGCCAGGATCCCTTAACGTCAGAGATGCATGGCTGTTCTACACAACATATTTCTATCTGAAGGTTTTACAGAAAGAACTGACGTCTACActgacatgttagtcatttagcagacagtcttatccacagagacttacatctaaatgttagtcatttaacagacagtCTTATCCACAGAgacttgcatctaaatgttagtcatttagcagacagtcttatccacagagacttgcatctaaatgttagtcatttagcagacagtcttatccacagagacttacatctaaatgttagtcatttagcagacagtcttatccacagagacttgcatctaaatgttagtcatttagcagacagtcttatccacagagacttacatctaaatgttagtcatttaacagacagtcttatccagagacttgcatctaaatgttagtcatttaacagacagtCTTATCTACAGagatttacatctaaatgttagtcatttagcagacagtcttatccacagagacttgcatctaaatgttagtcatttagcagacagtcttatccacagagacttacagttagtgcattcatctttaaGATAAATAGGTGAGACAGCCACATATCACAGTAATAGTAAGTCATGTTTTGCCTCCATAAAGAAGTTATCAGccaagtcagtgctagtaggaaaagactagtgaaattattatttatttatgaaGGCGTGGTACGGCCCTAAGAGACCAGAGGTATCAGAACAGagtgctcaggttggggtgtagggttggagcGTAGCCTGAAGATAGGGAGGGGCGGTTCTGCTGTACCCAAAGCCATCCCCCATATAAAGGGAAGACCTGCATGTTTGTTTTCAGGACACTAGAGGGCGACATACTCCTCTGTCTGACAGAGACTCATATGTTTCCAAGGGCTAAACCAAATGACATAGAGATTGTATTTATACTAGTGGTCTAGTCTGTTCCCCCCATAGCAGACAGAGTGGTCTAGTCTGTTCCCCCCATAGAAGACAGAGTGGTCTAGTCTGTTCCCCCCATAGCAGACAGAGTGGTCTAGTCTGTTCCCCCCATAGCAGACAGAGTGGTCTAGTCTGTTCCCCCCATAGCAGACAGAGTGGTCTAGTCTGTTCCCCCCATAGCAGACAGAGTGGTCTAGTCTGTTCCCCCCATAGCAGACAGAATGGTCTAGTCTGTTCCCCCCATAGCAGACAGAGTGGTCTAGTCTGTTCCCCCCATAGCAGACAGAGTGGTCTAGTCTGTTCCCCCCATAGCAGACAGAGTGGTCTAGTCTGTTCCCCCCATAGCAGACAGAGTGGTCTAGTCTGTTCCCCCCATAGCAGACAGAGTGGTCTAGTCTGTTCCCCCATAGCAGACAGAGTGGTCTAGTCTGTTCCCCCCATAGCAGACAGAGTGGTCTAGTCTGTTCCCCCCATAGCAGACAGAGTGGTCTAGTCTGTTCCCCCCATAGCAGACAGAGTGGTATAGTCTGTTCCCCCCATAGCAGACAGAGTGGTCTAGTCTGTTCCCCCATAGCAGACAGAGTGGTCTAGTCTGTTCCCCCCATAGCAGACAGAGTGGTCTAGTCTGTTCCCCCCATAGCAGACAGAGTGGTCTAGTCTGTTCCCCCCATAGCAGACAGAATGGTATAATCTGCTATACTAAACCTACTAGTGATAATGACATGACTTGTTATTATAataatgatcataataataacaataagaaggagatcaagaaaaatgaggcttattattattattataaatattatattttttctaacaatttggaacagtgtaaacaacactcaATTAAATGCTGAGTAATACCAGAGAGGCTGTTCTAACGAGAGGAAAAACATGTCAAGCCTTTGTTACAGTAAATATTAAAAACGGACaaatttgtgaaattgtttatcTGACATGTTGTGGTTACGTGAGACTCAGTGTTCACAGAATCAGCAGGCGATTAAACACTccaacaggcaacagaagcaggatctgtcttatttaTCTAGTTatatatttataaagccaggTACATTTAACTGTTAGgatattgattatagacctaattaaatTGGTGTTTCCTCTGTCCTCATTTTTCTTAGATAATTTAAGGCAAGGGCTGTAATCCACCCCAGTCCCAGACGGAGGCTGGGACCTCAAATTCTACACTAGAGTGTTTTTTGGAGCATTTCCTAAATCCTGCAACATTTCAACATTTTCTAGGAACTCTTGTTTGGATAAGGTCCAGTGTTTCTCAACACTAGTCTGTAGAGAgtcatagtgtagtgtatatcAACACCAGTCTGTAGAGTCATAGTGTAGTGTTTATCAACACTAGTCTGTAGAGTCATAGTGTAGTGTTTATCAACACTAGCCTGTAGAGTCATAGTGTAGTGTTTATCAACACCAGTCTGTACAGAGTCATAGTGTAGTGTTTATCAACACAGAGTCATAGTGTAGTGTTTATCAACACTAGTCTGTAGAGAGTCATAGTGTAGTGTTTATCAACACAGAGTCATAGTGTAGTGTTTATCAACACTAGTCTGTACAGAGTCATAGTGTAGTGTTTATCAACACAGAGTCATAGTGTAGTGTTTATCAACACCAGTCTGTACAGAGTCATAGTGTAGTGTTTATCAACACAGAGTCATAGTGAAGTGTTTATCAACACTAGTCTGTAGAGAGTCATAGTGTAGTGTTTATCAACACAGAGTCATAGTGTAGTGTTTATCAACACTAGTCTGTAGAGTCATAGTGTAGTGTTTATCAACACAGAGTCATAGTGTAGTGTTTATCAACACTAGTCTGTACAGAGTCATAGTGTAGTGTTTATCAACACAGAGTCATAGTGTAGTGTTTATCAACACCAGTCTGTAGAGTCATAGTGTAGTGTTTATCAACACAGAGTCATTGTGTAGTGTTTATCAACACCAGTCTGTAGAGTCATAGTGTAGTGTTTATCAACACAGAGTCATAGTGTAGTGTTTATCAACACAGAGTCATAGTGTAGTGTTTATCAACACAGAGTCATAGTGTAGTGTTTATCAACACTAGTCTGTAGAGAGTCATAGTGTAGTGTTTATCAACACTAGTCTGTAGAGTCATAGTGTAGTGTTTATCAACACCAGTCTGTAGAGTCATAGTGTAGTGTTTATCAACACTAGTCTGTAGAGTCATAGTATAGTGTTTATCAACACTAGCCTGTAGAGTCATAGTGTAGTGTTTATCAACACTAGTCTGTACAGAGTCATAGTGTAGTGTTTATCAACACAGAGTCATAGTGTAGTGTTTATCAACACAGAGTCATAGTGTAGTGTTTATCAACACTAGCCTGTAGAGAGTCATAGTGTAGTGTTTCTCCCTTAAGAAGTGAAGTTGTTCAGGAAGAGATAGTTctcctcccctgtgtgtgtgtgtgtgtgtgtgtgtgtgtgtgtgtgtgtgtgtgtgtgctcaccacGGGGCAGTCTCCAAGGCGTGAGTAGAGCAGGTAGCTGTGTAGGTCTCCGTGTTTCATAAAGGGCAGGATGACCACAGGGGAGGGGTAACCTTCACTCTCTACTGTCTGTAGACACACACCTGGGACACATAGACGAACAGAAGGACAGTCACACTCTCTCCAggggccatacacacacacacacacacacacacacacacacacacacacacacacacacacacacacacacacacacacacagtgcattctgaaagtattcagaccccttgacttttttccacaatttgttacgttacagccttattctaaaatggattaaatcattttttcccctcatcagtctgcacacaataccccataatgacatcacaataccccataatgacatcacaataccccataatgacatcacaataccccataatgacaaagcaaaaaaaacgttttttagacatttttgcaaatgtaaaaaaaaaagaaaaactcatatcacattcacataagtattcagaccctttactcagtactttgttgaagcacctttagcagcgattacagcctggagtcttcctgggtatgacgctacaagcttggcacacctgtatttggggagtttctcccattcttctctgcagatcctctcaagctctgtcaggttggatggggagagttgctgtacagctattttcaggtctcaccagagatgttgGATTGGGTTCAAATCCgagctttggctgggccactcaaagacattcagagacttgtcccgaagccactcctgcgttgtcttggctgtgtgcttagggtcattgtcctgttggaaggtgaaccttcaccccagtctgaggtactgagcgttctggagcaggttttcatcaaggatctctatgtacttcgctccgttcatctttccctcgatcctgactagtctcccattccctgccgctgaaaaacgtccccacagcatgatgctgccacccccatgcttcaccatagagatggtgccgggtttcctccagacgtgacgcttggcattcaggtcaaagagttccatcttggtttcatcagaccagagaatcttgtttctcatggtctgagagtcctttaggtgccttttggcaaactccaagcgggctgtcatgtgccttttactgaggagtggcttccgtctggccactctaccataaagtcctgattggtggagtgctgcagagatggtggtcctggaaagttttcccatctccacagaggaactctggagctctgtcagagtgaccatcgggttcttggtcacctccatgaccaaggcccttctcccccgattgatctGTTTGGCCGGTCGGCAACCTCTAGGAaatgtcttggtggttccaaacttcttccatttcagaatgatggaggccactgtgttcttggggaccttcaatgctgcatgttttggtaccattcctcACATCTGTGCTTCGACaacatcctgtctcggagctctacgggcaattccttcgacctcatggctttgttgctctgacatgctctgtcaactgtgggaccttatatagacaggtgtgtgcctttccaaatcatgtccaatcaattgaatttaccacaggtggactccaatcaacatctcaaggatgatcaatggaaacaggatgcagctaaattttgattctcatagcaaaggatctgaatacttatataaataaggtatttcagtttgttatatatatatatatatatacatttgcaaaaatttcaaaaacctgtttttgctttgtcattatgtgtagattgatgaggaaacacattcatttaatacattttacaataaggctgtaacgtaacaaaatgtggaaacggGGAAGTGGAAACGGGGAAGGGCTGTGAATACTATCCGTATGCACTGTACATGCACTCAAGCACAGTAGTTTGGTCCAGTCTCACCTAGCAGTCTCATGACGTTCTGATGGTCAAACTCCTTCATACAAGCAGCTTCTCTCAGGAAGTCTTCCATCTCAGTGCGGGTACAGATAGCAACTAGAGGACGAGAGACGGGGACGAGAGACGGGTGAGAACAGGAACTCATTTCACATCCCACCCTAtctcctatgtagtgcacttgggctctggtcaaaagtagcgcactttatggtaaaaagtagtgcacttcatggtcaaaagtagtgcactttactgtcaaaagtagtgcacttcatggtcaaaagtagtgcactttactgtcaaaagtagtgcacttcatggtcaaaaatagtgcactccactgtcaaaagtagtgcactttactgtcaaaagtagtgcacttcatggtcaaaagtagtgcactttactgtcaaaagtagtgcacttcatggtcaaaagtagtgcactttactgtcaaaagtagtgcacttcatggtcaaaaatagtgcactccactgtcaaaagtagtgcactttactgtcaaaagtagtgcactttactgtcaaaagtagtgcacttcatggtcaaaagtagtgcactttactgtcaaaagtagtgcacttcactgtcaaaagtagtgcactttactgtcaaaagtagtgcactttaatgtcaaaagtagagcactttaatgtcaaaagtagagcactttACGGACAAAAGTAGTTTAACAAAAGTAGGGTGTCACAGAAACAGGCAAGTGTGACTAGTGTATGTACTGCTTACACTGTAGTTGTGCCACAGTTAACTTACTCTTCATGGTCTTCACAGCCACTTTGAGAACAGACTCCTCATGCGTTAATGCTCCCTCCATCACAGAGCCAAACTCTCCTATAGACACATAGTAGACAAGCAGCCATTTACAAAGGGCCATTGTTCGACAGCAGATTTTACACTCTTTTGACATTTCTCATGTCAATGTACTCCTTATTATTTCGGTTTGTATCTCCCTCCAGGCCTATGAACCCAAGACAAGGTCAGTGTGCGCCTCTGTATCACTTAGTTGTCTGAACGGTTTTGCTAGTAACAAGGTTATTAGATGGACACACATTCCTCCCTGTTGTAGCACAACGACAGGCTctagaaacacatacacactcaccctCTCCCAGAGTCTTTCCCAGGGTTAGTTTATGTCTGTCCACCATCACATCCTGCAGCTTATGTTTCAGCTCATCACTGATGCCCAGGGTGTTCACTGAGgaggaaaacaacaacaacaacacataaacaacaacacattaacaacaacacataaacaacaacacataaacaacaacacattaacaacaacacattaacaacaacacataaacaacaacacataaaCAGCAACACATTAACaacacataaacaacaacacattaacaacaACACATAAACAGCAACACATTAACAACACATTAACAACaacacataaacaacaacacataaacaacaacacataaacagcaccacataaacaacaacacgtaaacaacaacacatacccagactatttgcattgtccccccccccaccccctcttttacgctgctgctactctttggttattatctatgcatagtctctttaactatacctacatgtacatattacttatattaccttgactaaccggtgcccccgcacattgactctgtaccggtaccccctgtatatagtctccacattgactctataccggtaccccctgtatatagcctccacattgactctgtaccggtaccccctgtatatagcctccacattgactctgtatcgtaacaccctgtatatagcctccacattgactctgtactggtaccccctgtatatagcctccacattgactctgtaccagtacccccctgtatatagtctccacattgactctgtaccggtacccccctgtatatagcctccacattgactctgtatcgtaacaccctgtatatagcctccacattgactctgtactggtaccccctgtatatagcctccacattgactctgtaccagtacccccctgtatatagcctccacattgactctgtaccgtaacaccctgtatatagcctccacattgactctgtactggtaccccctgtatatagcctccacattgactctgtaccgtaacaccctgtatatagcctccacattgactctgtactggtaccccctgtatatagcctccacattgactctgtaccggtaccccctgtatatagcctccacattgactctgtaccgtaacaccctgtatatagcctccacattgactctgtaccggtaccccctgtatatagcctccacattgactctgtaccagtaccccctgtatatagcctccacattgactctgtaccggtaccccttgtatatagtctccacattgactctgtaccggtacccccctgtatatagcctccacattgactctgtaccgtaacaccctgtatatagcctccacattgactctgtactggtaccccctgtatatagcctccacattgactctgtaccggtacccccctgtatatagcctccacattgactctgtaccgtaaccccctgtatatagcctccacattgactctgtaccgtaacaccctgtatatagcctccacattgactctgtaccggtaccccccctgtatatagcctccacattgactctgtaccagtacccccctgtatatagcctccacattgactctgtaccggtacccccctgtatatagcctccacattgactctgtaccgtaacaccctgtatatagcctccacattgactctgtaccgtaacaccctgtatatagcctccacattgactctgtaccggtacccccctgtatatagcctccacattgactctgtaccagtaccccctgtatatagcctccacattgactctgtaccggtaccccctgtatatagtctccacattgactctgtaccggtaccccctgtatatagtctccacattgactctgtaccggtacccccctgtatacagcctccacattgactctgtaccgtaacaccctgtatatagcctccacattgactctgtactggtaccccctgtatatagcctccacattgactctgtaccggtaccccccctgtatatagcctccacattgactctgtaccgtaacaccctgtatatagcctccacattgactctgtaccgtaacaccctgtatatagcctccacattgactctgtaccgtaacaccctgtatatagcctccacattgactctgtaccgtaataccctgtatatagcctccacattgactctgtaccgtaacaccctgtatatagcctccacattgactctgtaccgtaacaccctgtatatagcctccacattgactctgtaccgtaataccctgtatatagcctccacattgactctgtaccgtaacaccctgtatatagcctccacattgactctgtaccgtaataccctgtatatagcctccacattgactctgtactgtaacaccctgtatatagcctccacattgactctgtaccgtaacaccctgtatatagcctccacattgactctgtaccgtaataccctgtatatagcctccacattgactctgtaccgtaacaccctgtatatagtcactactgttattttactgctcctctttaactatttgttatttttatttacattttttactaatCCATTTTTTTACTTGACActtgtttttcttaaaactgcattgttggttaagggcttgtaagtaagcattatactgtaagttctacaccggttgtattcggcgcatctgacaaataccattttattttattttatttgaaatacACTACGAAAAAAGAAGGAACAgaacatcagaaatcagctcaatgtatttgaagaatccatagatgtgtggataaaccacttcttaAATTTTTtgggctctataacaaagaacaaagaacaaacagcaaaaaacatatacatgatcaattacaaatcttagaatcaactactaaagactaccagaacccactggattctccaattacattgaatgatcTACAGGACAAAATATCAATCCTCCAAcctaaaaaggcctgtggtgttgatggtatccctcaatgaaatgataaaatatacagaccacaaattccaattatctatacttaaactctttaacatcatcctccgctctggcatcttccccaatatttggaagcaaggactgatcaccccgatccacaaaagtggagacaaatttgaccccaataacatattggctttttaccaaattaccgtacgacagaccacgtattcaccctacacaccctaattgacaaacaaacaaaacaaaataaacgcagtcttctcatgctttgttgacttcaaaaaagcttttgactcaatttggcataagggtctgctatacaaattgatggaaaggggTGTTTGGGGGAAaaatacgacattataaaatccatgtacaaaaacaacaagtgtgtcgttaaaattggcaaaatacacacacatttctttccacagggccgtggggtgagacagggatgcagcttgagccccaccctcttcaatatatatatatatcaacgaattggcgagggcactagaacagttgccaggacaacacatacaaattccatctagacaccgttgccctagagcacactaaacatcagcaccacaggtaacttccacaaagctgtgaatgatctgagagacaaggcaataAGAGCCTTCTTTGCCATCAAAAGGAATATAAGATTTGACATAccaattgaatttaattgaattgagaaaaagggagagagggagagtcataGAGAACCAGACAAGCAGGATATGCCCCTTCAATATTGGGTAACCCTAAAATAATCCAAACAGACGCTCAGAACAAAGAACGAACAACCAACTTAATGAAATTCAGGAATCCGTTGGTTCAAACAACTTCCGGGAAAATATTAACTACCTAAACAAACCACACGAGAAGAATTGGCAATCCAAAATGGTGACCTGTGGAACACTCAATTTGAacaactacagttgaagtgggaagtttacatacacttaggttggagtcattaaaacgcgtttttcaaccactccacaaatgtcttgttaacaaacttttagttttggcaattcggttaagacatctactttgtgcatgacacaagtaatttttccaacaattgtttacagacagattatttcacttataattcactgcatcacaattccagtgggtcagaaggttacatacactaagttgactgtgcctttaaacagcttggaaaattccagaaaattatgtcatggctttagaagcttctgataggctaattgacataatttgagtcaatttgaggtgaacctgtggatgtatttcaaggcctaccttcaaactcagtgcctctttgcgtgatatcatgggaaaatcaaaagaaatcagccaagacctcataaaagaaatggtagacctccacaagtcttgttcatccttgggagcaatttccaaatgcctgaaggtaccacgttcatctgtacaaacaatagtttgcaagtataaacaccatgg from Salmo trutta unplaced genomic scaffold, fSalTru1.1, whole genome shotgun sequence includes these protein-coding regions:
- the LOC115182443 gene encoding tyrosine-protein kinase receptor UFO gives rise to the protein MAIAVAVALAVLMAVYVAKLRRKETRFGEAFEPMMESGELVVRYRARRTYSRRTTEATLNTLGISDELKHKLQDVMVDRHKLTLGKTLGEGEFGSVMEGALTHEESVLKVAVKTMKIAICTRTEMEDFLREAACMKEFDHQNVMRLLGVCLQTVESEGYPSPVVILPFMKHGDLHSYLLYSRLGDCPVYLPSQMLVKFMVDIAKGMEYLSRNNFIHRDLAARNCM